The DNA window CAGTGAAAAGACGGTCGATAGGGAGAGCTGTTCTCTATCTGAGGAGGATACTCAGCGGTCCGCCTGCGATCTCGAAATCGAATATGGTGGGGATATACAGCCATGATAGGGCCAGACAAGCCGCTTTTCATGGCTGTATAGGTTTGCCCTCAGCCATACGGCCTCATCGGGCGCTTTCTTGTAGTGTGTTCAACCCCCGTTGTGTTCGTGCTCCAAGGGAGGGGTTATCGGATACCGGGAGTTCTATCCTTGACGAACATAAAAGGCACGAAACGCTTTGATTCCTCAGAGTCCTGTGCCATCTAAGGACTATAAATGAAGAAATAGTCAACATTTGCGGCCAAAATTACAAGAGAGTGGGAGAGTCTCGATTACCACGCATGGATTTGTGAGTGATCGCAAAACTGTAGGTATATATAGAGGAGCGACATTTCTAAGCGCCTCTCGGTATAGCTTTTTCCCTGGTGTAAGTACGCGTTTGAACATTATCAAAACTCATTTATTAGCTGGCTCTCAAGGGTCGGTGTAGCGGATTTCGCTCCGCCCTTTCTTCGGTTGCCCATCGGCCGCCACCACACGGGAGGCGTCCTCCGATGGCACTGCTCTGAGATGCGCCGTGCCGGATGCCGCCCCCTCTATTAGCGGTTCATGGGCATAGACAGGGCTGGGTGTGCGCTCTCACACAAAGCCATGATAACCGAAAAAGACCTCCCCTGTTCGGAGTGCGGTGTCGAACTAAAAGAAGAAACCATACCCAGACCCAGGTCACGTACTTCGGATTCGACGCCTGAGTTCGTCACTGTCGCTACGTGCCCTGCTTGTGGTATCCAGTACTATCCGAGCGAGACGCTTTCAAAGCTGTCTGCCACCCCCCAGAGTCCAAATTCACGAAGTCGAGGTGAATACGAATGACCGATCCAGTCGGGGCTTCATCTGACCAGGATGTCGTCGTAGAGGGGTTCCCTAGCGAGCTTTCGCCAAACGCGACGATTCTCGTCACGGGGAATGTCGACCCAGCCCGATATGGAATCGGACTTCGATCTCTGTGTCGATATGGGTCAGTGGGTGACTCCGGTCTCGTTGTAACGACGACGGATAGTGCGGACCAAACCCGTCGGTCGTTCGAGAACGTGTGTGAAAAGTCCGAGGAGTTGCCACTGGGAATAGTAGATACAACGTCTCAACACCAGTATGTGAACCAGCTTTACGGTGTCCATCCGACGGTTCATATTCCGACCCCGGGCGATCTCGAGAAGCTTGTCGTCGCTCTCTCGGACCTCGGGAGAAACGGCTCCTTACCGAATGGTACTCATCATCTGGTGGTCCGTTCGGTAACCCCGATCCTGGAAGCCGCACCACCAGCGCACGTGTATGCAGTTCTGGATCGTCTTTCTCAGTATCGTACGAAGGGGGGATATTGCTTTCTCGGGGTGACCGCAGCAGAGCACGATGCGAAACTGATCGACGAACTGGTTGAGAGGGTAGACGGGGTACTTTCAGTTACAAAATCCCCGGAGAATCGGGTCAAGGTTGCATTACACACCAGAGATAGCTATCTGCACTCTTCTAAGCGAGGTGAGCGATAAAGATGGCCGATCTCGGTATGGATATCCCTAATAACTGGGATAAAATAGCGTCAGCCAACACCTCCGAGGTCATAGCTGCTGAGTATTCAGGGAGTCATGAAAAGGCATTGAGGTTCGTCGTTGCAGTTCATCGACGGGGAATAATGGGCGAACGATATCAGTTGCAACTGTCAACGATCGGTCCTGGACCGGACCGAACCCGACACGATTACTTGGTGGAGGAGTACGATTCACGGGTCGAATCGTTGCGTGATATGGAGGAATTCCTTGTACATGTCGGCTCGAAGCTCAATAGTAACGATCCCTCACGCGAATATCCTGATAGGGGAGACGTACAGGAGATAGTAGATGGATTCACCGACAGTAATCGCCTTCTAGATATGCTTGGAATCTCGAGTGCGACGTCGAAGTAAAGAACGGCCGAGAACACGACCGGACTTAGTTACATTTTCTCCATAGGGAGTACGACCACGTTGAGATCATCGACGTGATCGATGCTGAGTTCGAGATGAGCAGTCAGGTGGCTGAGTGGGTAGATCAGCGTGCTTTGATTATTTCTGCGATCTCCTTTAGAGTTTCATACTCGTCCCGAGAGTAGGCGATGACACGAATATCAGTAAGAGTGGCTGACTCAGCATTCGAGAGTGCCTCACAAACCGTGTGAGCACCTTCTTCGAAGGGGTAGCCAGCAGCTCCCGTCCCTAACACCGGCACGACAATGGAGTCACATTCGAGCTCCTCAGCTTTCGCTATCGTATTTTCTACTGCAGTGCGAATGCTTTCGTCCGATGCTCGTCCATCACCGTAATGTGGCATTGCTGCTGCGTGAACGACGTACTCTGCGTCGAGGTCGTACGCGTCGGTGACTACTACGTCGCCGAGGTCGATCGGACCGTTCGAAACTGCGTCGTCGTTTATTGGACCATTCGCTCCCCGCCTCAACGCGCCAGCGACACCACTCCCCATCTCTAAGCTGGTTCCAGCAGCATTTACGAGAACGTCCGCGCTTTGTGTGGCGATATCTCCCTGAATCACCGTGAAATCCATACCCGCGGTTGGATTGACGACCACATCAATCATGCCACCTGTAGAGGTGGCGTGATCACATAAATCCGAAGGATATCGGATATTCACCCAACACAGTTTTGCTTTTTTGATTCTATAGTAGCAACAAACACTATCTCAAATTATATATGAGGATGCTGGAGATCGTATGTTTTAGGCGGGAGGAGGAATGCTGACCCGATATGGGATTTGGTAGTTACGACGAATCTGAACAGCAGAATCAGGCTGTAGATAGCGACGAAGAAAACGGGGAGGAAATCAACGTCCATGAGAACGATTACGAGGGAGAGATGAAAGTGGAATCCGACAT is part of the Halococcus hamelinensis 100A6 genome and encodes:
- a CDS encoding DUF7504 family protein, with protein sequence MTDPVGASSDQDVVVEGFPSELSPNATILVTGNVDPARYGIGLRSLCRYGSVGDSGLVVTTTDSADQTRRSFENVCEKSEELPLGIVDTTSQHQYVNQLYGVHPTVHIPTPGDLEKLVVALSDLGRNGSLPNGTHHLVVRSVTPILEAAPPAHVYAVLDRLSQYRTKGGYCFLGVTAAEHDAKLIDELVERVDGVLSVTKSPENRVKVALHTRDSYLHSSKRGER
- a CDS encoding DUF5786 family protein → MGFGSYDESEQQNQAVDSDEENGEEINVHENDYEGEMKVESDMSTDDLLDRLNEMKNDSEEDR
- a CDS encoding macro domain-containing protein: MDFTVIQGDIATQSADVLVNAAGTSLEMGSGVAGALRRGANGPINDDAVSNGPIDLGDVVVTDAYDLDAEYVVHAAAMPHYGDGRASDESIRTAVENTIAKAEELECDSIVVPVLGTGAAGYPFEEGAHTVCEALSNAESATLTDIRVIAYSRDEYETLKEIAEIIKAR